From a region of the Burkholderia lata genome:
- a CDS encoding pyridoxamine 5'-phosphate oxidase family protein, protein MKDQTVISPTPRTTIRRLPELANHDRERLHRIVDEAYVCHIAFGAGEDTHCIPTAHWRRGDDLYIHGSNGSRMIKALSAGAQASVAITLLDGLVLARSAFNHSMNYRSAVIYGRFEMVEGSADKLVALDALMDKIAPGRQHDARPGNEKELNATSVLRIALAEAAVKVSDSMPSDKEEDLALAVWTGILPLKMTRGAPVHADGDLPVPDYVRNWAE, encoded by the coding sequence ATGAAAGACCAGACCGTCATCTCTCCCACACCCCGCACCACCATTCGCCGACTGCCGGAACTGGCAAACCACGATCGCGAGAGGCTTCATCGCATCGTGGACGAGGCCTACGTCTGCCACATCGCGTTCGGTGCAGGCGAGGACACGCACTGCATCCCGACCGCGCACTGGAGACGGGGCGATGACCTCTATATTCACGGGTCCAACGGCAGCCGGATGATCAAGGCGCTGTCGGCGGGTGCACAGGCCTCCGTCGCGATTACGTTGCTGGACGGTCTCGTGTTGGCCAGGTCGGCCTTCAACCATTCGATGAATTATCGATCCGCAGTGATCTACGGGCGGTTCGAGATGGTGGAGGGCAGTGCGGACAAGCTGGTGGCCCTGGATGCATTGATGGACAAGATCGCACCCGGTCGCCAGCATGACGCGCGGCCCGGCAACGAGAAGGAACTCAATGCGACCAGCGTGCTGCGGATTGCCCTTGCGGAAGCCGCTGTAAAAGTCAGCGATTCAATGCCGTCCGACAAGGAAGAAGATCTTGCGCTCGCTGTCTGGACGGGGATCCTGCCGTTGAAGATGACGCGCGGCGCACCGGTTCATGCCGACGGCGACTTGCCGGTGCCGGACTACGTCCGGAACTGGGCCGAGTAG
- a CDS encoding PLP-dependent aminotransferase family protein translates to MDLALLISSLSRQDGSTRHSQQEALYRSLRNMLLDGHIPPGTRLVSTRVLAAELGIARNSAVYAYERLAEEGFVAATRNGTITLWDGCGRPGAGLESGPAPVRLSERVHGLENTDPEPERMLPFVPGLPSLDEFPVAQWRRCIERAWRVIRPAQLAYGPVEGLPELRRAVAAYIRVSRGVRCETGQVFITDGTQSSLELCARMLANPGEYGWLENPCYNGARTAFRSTGLDLVPIEVDHEGMAPTDEQWRTRPPRLIYTTPSHQYPLGALMSPRRRAALVEHAQACGAWIIEDDYDSEFRHGGQPLPAIQGLHADAPVCYLGTFSKTMFPALRLGFMVVPPILVDRFTSTLRELVHRGHSADQLAMAEFIDTGLFARHLRRMRTLYAERRSSLEAALARHLGTVLSVRESPGGMHLSADLALPLHDTDVARAAAAHGLLLQPLSSYRVGDGRPYNGFVLGYSGLNDATIETATMQLAAVIEHHGRTRC, encoded by the coding sequence ATGGATCTCGCGCTGCTCATCTCCTCGCTTTCCAGACAGGACGGCTCGACACGCCACAGCCAGCAGGAAGCCCTCTACCGGAGCCTGCGCAACATGCTGCTGGACGGACACATTCCGCCCGGCACGCGGCTCGTGTCGACGCGCGTGCTCGCGGCTGAGCTGGGTATCGCGCGCAACTCGGCGGTCTATGCGTACGAGCGCCTTGCCGAGGAAGGTTTCGTGGCGGCCACGCGCAACGGCACGATCACGTTATGGGACGGATGCGGCCGGCCTGGCGCAGGGCTCGAAAGCGGCCCGGCCCCGGTTCGATTGTCCGAGCGCGTGCACGGTCTGGAGAACACCGATCCCGAACCCGAACGCATGCTGCCGTTCGTTCCCGGCCTCCCTTCGCTCGATGAATTCCCCGTTGCCCAATGGCGCCGATGCATCGAGCGCGCGTGGAGAGTCATCAGGCCCGCTCAACTCGCCTACGGCCCCGTCGAAGGGCTGCCCGAATTGCGGCGTGCCGTGGCCGCCTACATCCGGGTCTCGCGAGGCGTGCGCTGCGAAACCGGCCAGGTGTTCATTACCGACGGCACGCAAAGCAGCCTCGAACTGTGCGCGCGCATGCTGGCGAATCCCGGTGAATATGGCTGGCTCGAGAACCCCTGCTACAACGGCGCCCGAACCGCATTCCGCTCGACCGGCCTCGATCTCGTGCCGATCGAGGTCGACCACGAAGGGATGGCGCCAACCGACGAACAGTGGCGCACCCGGCCGCCCCGGCTGATCTATACGACACCGTCACACCAATACCCGCTCGGCGCGCTGATGAGCCCCCGGCGGCGCGCGGCACTTGTCGAGCACGCACAGGCGTGCGGCGCGTGGATCATCGAGGACGACTACGACAGCGAGTTCCGCCACGGCGGCCAGCCGCTGCCCGCGATCCAGGGCCTGCATGCCGACGCACCGGTCTGCTATCTCGGCACCTTCAGCAAGACAATGTTTCCCGCCCTCCGGCTCGGCTTCATGGTGGTTCCGCCGATTCTGGTCGACCGCTTCACCAGCACGCTGCGCGAACTCGTCCATCGCGGCCACTCGGCCGATCAACTGGCGATGGCCGAATTCATCGACACCGGCCTCTTTGCGCGACACCTGCGCAGGATGAGGACGCTGTATGCCGAGCGGCGGAGCAGCCTCGAAGCGGCACTCGCCCGCCACCTCGGCACCGTGCTGAGCGTTCGCGAAAGCCCGGGGGGCATGCATCTGTCGGCAGATCTCGCGCTGCCGCTGCACGATACCGACGTCGCCCGCGCCGCAGCCGCGCATGGCCTGCTGCTTCAGCCGCTGAGCAGCTATCGGGTCGGCGACGGCCGGCCGTACAACGGCTTCGTGCTGGGATACTCCGGGCTGAACGACGCGACGATCGAGACCGCGACGATGCAGCTCGCGGCCGTCATCGAGCACCACGGCCGCACGCGTTGCTGA